The proteins below are encoded in one region of Hordeum vulgare subsp. vulgare chromosome 3H, MorexV3_pseudomolecules_assembly, whole genome shotgun sequence:
- the LOC123439613 gene encoding cytokinin dehydrogenase 2-like: MVVINKAQEMIMATLFVLGCFLQTVQAAKPDDVALAWRPTSPFRDELRDLGVAGLIRDDAEATALVSTDFGNVTVAAPAAVLYPSCPADIAALLLASCARSSPFPVSARGRGHSARGQAAAPNGVVVNMPSLGRLGGSSTASRLSVSVEGQCIDAGGEQLWVDVLRTALAHGLTPRSWTDYLHLTVGGTLSNAGISGQAFRYGPQISNVQELDVITGLGEMVTCSKERHSDLFDAVLGGLGQFGVITRARIQLVPAPTRARWVRLLYTSAAALTGDQERLIDVERGDALSGLMDYVEGTVLADKGLIGSWRSPSPSSSFFGSEPDVAARVAKLAEEAGGVLYCLEGALYYGGAAGGEPDVEKRLETLMRELRYERGFAFVHDVSYMGFLDRVRDGELRLRAAGQWDVPHPWLNLFLPRSRVLDFAAGVFHGIFRRGTTGAMGPVLVYPMNRNRWDSNTSAVFPEEEEVFYTVGILRSAVSDGDLGRLEEQNNDILRFCEEAGIPCVQYLSYYADQAGWEKKHFGPAKWARFVERKRKYDPKAILSRGQRIFTSPLA, encoded by the exons ATGGTAGTCATAAACAAAGCGCAGGAGATGATCATGGCTACTCTCTTCGTGCTCGGCTGCTTCCTGCAGACCGTCCAAGCCGCAAAGCCTGACGACGTCGCGCTCGCGTGGAGGCCGACCTCCCCCTTCCGCGACGAGCTCCGCGACCTCGGCGTCGCTGGGCTGATCCGCGACGACGCCGAGGCCACAGCGCTCGTGTCCACTGACTTCGGCAACGTGACGGTCGCGGCGCCGGCTGCCGTGCTCTATCCGTCGTGCCCCGCCGACATCGCCGCGCTGCTGCTCGCATCGTGCGCGCGCTCGTCCCCGTTCCCGGTGTCTGCCCGGGGACGCGGCCACTCCGCCCGTGGCCAGGCAGCCGCGCCCAACGGCGTCGTTGTCAACATGCCGTCGCTTGGACGCCTCGGCGGAAGCTCCACTGCGTCCCGCCTCTCCGTGTCAGTCGAAGGCCAGTGCATAGACGCCGGCGGCGAACAGCTGTGGGTGGATGTGCTGCGCACCGCCCTCGCGCATGGCCTAACGCCGCGTTCCTGGACCGACTACCTCCACCTCACCGTCGGCGGCACGCTCTCCAACGCCGGCATCAGCGGCCAGGCCTTCCGCTATGGCCCCCAGATTTCCAATGTCCAAGAACTGGACGTCATCACCG GGCTCGGAGAGATGGTGACGTGTTCGAAGGAGAGGCACTCCGACCTATTCGACGCCGTGCTGGGCGGGCTGGGGCAGTTCGGCGTAATAACGCGAGCGCGCATACAGCTCGTACCAGCGCCGACGAGGGCGCGCTGGGTGCGTCTCCTGTACACGAGCGCCGCCGCACTGACGGGCGACCAGGAGCGGCTCATAGACGTCGAGCGTGGCGACGCGTTGTCCGGGCTCATGGACTACGTCGAGGGCACAGTCCTCGCAGACAAGGGCCTGATAGGGAGCTGgcgctcgccgtcgccgtcgtcatcgttctTCGGCTCGGAGCCCGACGTCGCAGCGCGCGTCGCCAAGCTCGCCGAGGAGGCCGGCGGTGTGCTCTACTGCCTTGAGGGAGCTCTGTACTACGGCGGCGCAGCCGGCGGCGAGCCCGACGTCGAAAAG AGGCTGGAGACGCTGATGCGTGAGCTGCGGTACGAGCGGGGCTTCGCTTTCGTGCATGACGTGTCGTACATGGGGTTCCTGGACCGCGTGCGCGACGGCGAGCTCAGGCTCCGCGCCGCTGGTCAGTGGGACGTGCCGCACCCCTGGCTCAACCTCTTCCTCCCCCGCTCCCGCGTCCTCGACTTCGCCGCCGGCGTCTTCCACGGCATCTTCCGCCGCGGCACCACCGGCGCCATGGGGCCCGTCCTCGTCTACCCCATGAACCGGAACAGGTGGGACAGCAACACATCGGCGGTGTtcccggaggaggaagaggtgttCTACACAGTGGGAATCCTCCGGTCGGCCGTGTCCGATGGTGATCTTGGGCGCTTGGAGGAGCAGAACAATGATATCTTACGGTTTTGCGAGGAGGCCGGGATACCGTGCGTGCAGTACCTGTCATACTACGCCGACCAGGCCGGGTGGGAGAAGAAGCACTTCGGTCCGGCCAAGTGGGCCAGGTTCGTGGAGCGGAAGAGGAAGTATGACCCCAAGGCGATTCTGTCCCGTGGTCAGAGAATTTTCACCTCCCCGCTGGCTTGA